The following proteins are co-located in the Noviherbaspirillum sp. UKPF54 genome:
- a CDS encoding PilZ domain-containing protein: MAEPTANPAAASGASSAVARPSVLSLPIKEKAALYAAYMPFLTNGGIFVPTNKRYKIGDEIYLILTLMDDPTKYPIAGKIAWVTPPGANNNKAQGVGVQFSADESGQRVKARIEELLGAALRSSRATHTL, encoded by the coding sequence ATGGCCGAACCCACAGCGAATCCCGCAGCCGCCTCCGGCGCCAGCTCGGCGGTGGCCCGTCCTTCGGTGCTGTCGCTGCCGATCAAGGAAAAGGCGGCCCTGTATGCGGCTTACATGCCCTTCCTGACCAACGGCGGTATTTTTGTTCCGACTAACAAGCGCTACAAGATCGGCGATGAAATCTACCTGATCTTGACGCTGATGGACGATCCGACCAAGTATCCGATCGCCGGCAAGATCGCCTGGGTCACGCCGCCGGGCGCCAACAACAACAAGGCGCAGGGCGTCGGCGTCCAGTTCTCCGCCGACGAGAGCGGCCAGCGCGTCAAGGCGCGCATCGAGGAACTGCTCGGTGCGGCCCTGCGCTCGTCGCGCGCCACGCATACTCTCTAG
- a CDS encoding TatD family hydrolase, whose amino-acid sequence MFIDSHCHIDFPELAARLPEIFNKMADNQVSHALCVSVDLPDFPRVLELAEKYPNIYASVGVHPDYEETPEPTVDELVRLSQHPKIVAIGETGLDYYRLEGDLEWQRERFRNHIRASRETGKPLIIHTRSASEDTIRIMREEGAGPDAGGAGGVMHCFTESLAVAEAAMEMGFYISFSGIVTFKNAKELHEVARAVPLERMLIETDSPYLAPVPFRGKMNEPGLVRHVAEFLATLKQVPLEQVARQTTDNFFNLFKIAR is encoded by the coding sequence ATGTTTATCGATTCTCATTGTCACATTGACTTCCCCGAGCTGGCGGCTCGCCTGCCGGAAATTTTCAACAAGATGGCCGACAACCAGGTCAGCCATGCGCTGTGCGTATCGGTCGACTTGCCCGATTTCCCGCGCGTGCTCGAGCTGGCGGAAAAATATCCGAACATCTACGCATCCGTCGGCGTCCATCCCGACTATGAGGAAACGCCGGAGCCGACCGTCGACGAACTGGTCCGCCTGTCGCAGCATCCGAAGATCGTCGCGATCGGCGAAACCGGCCTCGACTACTACCGGCTCGAAGGCGACCTGGAATGGCAGCGCGAGCGCTTTCGCAACCATATCCGCGCTTCCCGCGAAACCGGCAAGCCGCTGATCATCCATACCCGTTCGGCGTCGGAAGACACCATCCGCATCATGCGTGAAGAGGGCGCGGGCCCCGATGCGGGCGGCGCCGGAGGCGTGATGCATTGCTTTACCGAGTCGCTCGCGGTGGCCGAGGCGGCGATGGAGATGGGCTTTTATATCTCGTTTTCCGGCATCGTCACCTTCAAGAACGCGAAGGAATTGCATGAAGTGGCGCGTGCCGTGCCGCTGGAGCGGATGCTGATCGAAACCGATTCACCCTACCTGGCGCCGGTGCCGTTCCGGGGAAAAATGAATGAGCCGGGTTTGGTGCGGCATGTGGCAGAGTTCCTGGCGACGCTGAAACAGGTTCCGCTCGAACAGGTAGCACGGCAGACGACGGACAATTTTTTTAACCTGTTCAAGATAGCGCGCTGA
- a CDS encoding ankyrin repeat domain-containing protein — translation MVDAFQGNRHRRTVLGAAMLACLPWLAFAGAYDDFFLAVRNNREQAVKSLLARGLDPNLIEPERNDTGLILALREESMKVFEVLLDAEGIDIEAKSRNGDNALMIACYKGNKPAVEALLTKGAEVNRPGWTPLHYAAASGSDEIVRLLLDKSAYIDAESPNKTTPIMMAAREGHIYTVKLLLDEGADASLKNELGLTAIDFARNHGHLDIVEGLTYRLKKAGKL, via the coding sequence ATGGTCGACGCTTTTCAAGGAAACAGGCATCGGCGCACCGTGCTGGGTGCGGCGATGCTGGCATGTCTGCCCTGGTTGGCATTTGCCGGCGCCTACGATGATTTTTTCCTGGCGGTCAGGAATAACCGCGAGCAGGCGGTCAAATCGCTCCTGGCGCGCGGCCTCGACCCCAATCTGATCGAACCCGAGCGCAATGACACCGGCCTGATTCTGGCGTTGCGGGAAGAGTCGATGAAGGTATTCGAGGTGTTGCTGGACGCCGAAGGAATCGACATCGAAGCCAAGTCGCGCAATGGCGACAACGCGCTGATGATTGCCTGCTACAAGGGAAACAAGCCGGCGGTCGAAGCCCTTCTGACCAAAGGGGCCGAGGTCAACCGGCCGGGCTGGACGCCGCTGCATTATGCCGCCGCCAGCGGCAGCGACGAGATCGTGCGGCTATTGCTCGACAAATCCGCCTATATCGACGCCGAATCGCCCAACAAAACTACGCCGATCATGATGGCGGCGCGCGAAGGGCATATTTACACCGTGAAGCTGCTGCTCGACGAGGGCGCGGACGCATCCCTGAAAAACGAACTGGGCTTGACTGCAATCGACTTTGCACGGAACCATGGGCACTTGGATATCGTGGAGGGGCTGACGTATCGCCTGAAAAAGGCGGGCAAGCTCTGA